From Deltaproteobacteria bacterium:
CCGGCGCCGGCGCCGCGCGCTCCGGCGCGGACTCCGCGCGCTCCGGCGCCGCCGCGGGCGCCGAGCCGGCTGCGCCCTCCGCCGCGGCCGCCCACATCCCCGGCGCGACGCGCACCACCCGCGCGCCCGCCGGCTTGCGCGCCTCGGCGGCGAGCCGCGCCTTCATGCTCTTGAGCGGGTCCTTGCCCGGCTTCGACAGCAAGCCGGCCGCGACCGCGCGCGCCGCGATCTCTTCGACCGACAGCGGCGTGCCCGCCTCGCGCAACACCGCGACCGCAGCTTCGACGAACGTCATGCGCCCGCGTCTTATCCCGAAAAGTTGCCCGTGTCATGGCGCCGCCCGTACTTTCGAAACCACCGTATGCGCGACAAGACGATCGGCGTGTTGATGGGCGGACTGAGCGCGGAGCGCTCGGTCTCGATGCAAACGGGCGAAGCGGTCCTCGCCGCGCTCGACGGCCGCGGCTACCACGTCGTCCCGATCTTCGTCGACCGCGACGTCGACCTGGTGTTGCGCCAGTCCGCCATCGACGTGGCGTTCATCGCGCTGCACGGCCGCTACGGCGAGGACGGCTGCATCCAGGGGCTGCTCGAACTGCTCGGCATTCCGTACACCGGGTCGGACGTGCTCGCGTCGGCGCTCGCGATGCACAAGGTCAAGGCCAAAGAGATCTTCCGCCTGCGCAACCTGCCGACCCCGCCGTACTACGTGCTCACGCGCGCCCACGAGGCGGACATCCCGGCGCGCCACGGCGACTTCGGCTTTCCGGCGGTCGTCAAGCCGGTCGGCGAAGGCTCCTCGGTCGGAGTCGAACTCGTCGGCGACATGGACGAACTCGTCGCCGCGTGCGAACGCGCGTTTTGCTTCGACAGCGAGCTGCTCGTCGAGCGCTACATCCGCGGGCAGGAGATCTCGGTCGCGGTGCTCGGCGATCGGCCGCTGGGCGCCGTCGAGGTCGTGCCGCGCGAGCCGTTTTACGACTTCAGCGCGAAATACAGCCGAGGCGCCACCGAGTACTACATCCCGCCGCGCGTGTCGCCGCAGCGCTACCGCGGGTGCCTCGCGCAGGCCGCCCGCGCTCACCAGGCGCTCGGCTGTTCCGGCGCGACGCGGGTGGACATGATCC
This genomic window contains:
- a CDS encoding D-alanine--D-alanine ligase, with amino-acid sequence MRDKTIGVLMGGLSAERSVSMQTGEAVLAALDGRGYHVVPIFVDRDVDLVLRQSAIDVAFIALHGRYGEDGCIQGLLELLGIPYTGSDVLASALAMHKVKAKEIFRLRNLPTPPYYVLTRAHEADIPARHGDFGFPAVVKPVGEGSSVGVELVGDMDELVAACERAFCFDSELLVERYIRGQEISVAVLGDRPLGAVEVVPREPFYDFSAKYSRGATEYYIPPRVSPQRYRGCLAQAARAHQALGCSGATRVDMILSDTGNEYILEVNTLPGLTPTSLLPKIAAAAGIAFDELCEAILLGARLSALRRGHGDRRVAQRPFRGPDRREAGADRH